Proteins from one Chroococcidiopsis sp. CCMEE 29 genomic window:
- a CDS encoding helix-turn-helix domain-containing protein — translation MKPYSTDLRLKIIEAKHKNNESMGQLAERFGVSYSFVSRLLKRYEATASVEPNPHGGGKPPLLNSRQIEILNQLVEEDNDATL, via the coding sequence ATGAAGCCATACTCAACAGATTTACGCCTGAAAATTATCGAAGCTAAGCACAAGAATAACGAATCAATGGGGCAACTAGCTGAGCGATTTGGGGTAAGTTACAGTTTTGTCAGCCGGCTGTTAAAGCGTTATGAAGCAACAGCAAGCGTAGAACCGAATCCTCATGGAGGAGGAAAACCTCCCTTACTCAACTCTCGACAAATAGAAATATTAAACCAATTAGTCGAAGAAGATAACGATGCTACCTTATAG